A region from the Salifodinibacter halophilus genome encodes:
- the lptB gene encoding LPS export ABC transporter ATP-binding protein, translating to MSASATNATPSGNRLDATGLRKSYRGRSVLEGVDIGVERGEIAGLLGPNGAGKTTAFYIVVGLIRPDHGQIMLGDHSLSGMPMHKRSRYGIGYLPQEPSVFRKLSVADNIRAILQFRTDLNRKQVRAKLDDLLEELSISHIADSIGIHLSGGERRRVEIARALAAEPSFMLLDEPFAGIDPIAISDIRGIIRYLAERGIGVLITDHNVRETLGICDHAFILAEGTVIASGERHDVVANSRVREVYLGEDFTL from the coding sequence ATGAGCGCCTCAGCCACCAACGCCACCCCCTCGGGAAACCGGCTCGACGCGACCGGGCTCCGGAAAAGTTATCGCGGCCGCAGTGTCCTGGAAGGAGTCGACATTGGCGTCGAACGCGGCGAGATCGCGGGCCTTCTAGGGCCGAACGGCGCAGGCAAGACGACGGCCTTCTACATCGTTGTAGGCCTGATTCGCCCCGACCACGGCCAGATCATGCTGGGTGATCACTCGCTCAGCGGCATGCCAATGCACAAACGGTCGCGCTACGGGATCGGCTATCTGCCACAAGAGCCATCGGTGTTCCGCAAGCTCTCGGTCGCCGACAATATCCGCGCGATCCTCCAATTCCGCACCGATCTCAATCGAAAACAGGTGCGGGCAAAGTTGGATGACCTGCTCGAGGAACTGTCAATCAGCCACATCGCCGACTCGATAGGGATCCATCTGTCCGGCGGTGAACGCCGGCGCGTGGAAATCGCGCGTGCGCTCGCGGCCGAGCCCAGTTTCATGCTGCTCGACGAGCCTTTCGCCGGTATCGACCCAATCGCGATCAGCGACATCCGCGGCATCATCCGCTATCTTGCCGAACGCGGCATCGGGGTGCTCATAACCGATCACAATGTGCGCGAGACCCTCGGCATCTGCGACCACGCATTCATCCTGGCCGAAGGCACAGTCATCGCCAGCGGCGAGCGACACGATGTCGTAGCCAACTCGCGTGTGCGTGAAGTCTACCTCGGCGAAGACTTCACGCTATAG
- the raiA gene encoding ribosome-associated translation inhibitor RaiA, producing the protein MNLNISGHHVDVTDALRDYVESKMERIERHFDHVIDAEVVLEVAKERHSAEVTMQLSGTRLHAEATEPDMYAAINSMVDKLDRQTRRYKEKARDHHNRDGRRVDRDAG; encoded by the coding sequence ATGAATCTCAACATATCCGGCCACCACGTCGACGTTACCGACGCACTTCGCGACTACGTCGAATCCAAGATGGAACGCATCGAACGACACTTCGATCACGTCATCGACGCCGAAGTTGTCCTCGAGGTCGCCAAAGAGCGCCACTCGGCGGAAGTGACCATGCAACTCTCAGGTACACGCCTGCACGCCGAAGCCACCGAGCCGGATATGTATGCCGCCATCAATAGCATGGTCGACAAACTCGACCGACAAACGCGTCGGTACAAAGAAAAAGCGCGCGATCACCACAACCGCGATGGCCGCCGGGTCGATCGTGACGCTGGTTAG
- a CDS encoding HAD hydrolase family protein, with product MSDTETSSNEQLPRTERARQIQLAVFDVDGVLTDGRLYLLDHGEPARSMHVHDGLGIKRLLAAGIDVAVISARPGAAVAERLHELGVIHIHLDSHDKRMDFEAILAELEITPSEAAIMGDDLPDLALMRDAGLALTVSDAVDAVREHADWVSSRGGGDGAVRQACEWLIDAREAT from the coding sequence ATGAGTGATACCGAAACGAGCTCGAACGAGCAACTACCGCGCACCGAGCGCGCGCGACAGATTCAGTTGGCAGTCTTTGATGTCGACGGCGTGCTGACCGATGGCCGCCTATATCTGCTCGACCACGGCGAGCCGGCACGTAGCATGCACGTGCATGACGGCCTCGGCATCAAACGCTTGCTGGCCGCCGGTATCGACGTCGCAGTGATCAGCGCACGCCCGGGTGCAGCCGTGGCCGAACGCCTGCATGAGCTGGGCGTCATCCATATCCACCTGGATAGTCACGACAAACGCATGGACTTCGAGGCCATTTTGGCCGAGCTCGAGATCACCCCGAGCGAGGCTGCAATCATGGGCGACGACCTGCCGGATCTGGCCTTGATGCGCGACGCGGGCCTGGCACTGACCGTGAGCGATGCCGTAGACGCCGTGCGTGAACACGCCGATTGGGTCAGCTCCCGTGGTGGTGGCGACGGCGCCGTACGCCAAGCCTGCGAATGGCTGATCGACGCGCGCGAGGCGACGTGA
- a CDS encoding ABC transporter permease, whose product MNVYGCYALFIKEIRRFYSVILQTIGAPVVTALLYMAVFSQVLRGETIQGVPSTAFLVPGLMMMSVIQNAFANTSSSFTQSKVMGNLVFMLMTPLSPFEIYLAYTAAAVARGCLVALVLFIVTNLFVSVPITHPGLILLMLLLSGGTLAVIGLIAGILAEKFDHLAAFQNFFIVPMSFLSGIFYSIHSLPPFWQKASYFNPFFYMIDGFRRGFFGVGDANVVVAMSVAGGFFVAVSVLAIWMLGEGFRIRS is encoded by the coding sequence ATGAATGTTTACGGTTGCTACGCGCTGTTTATCAAGGAGATTCGGCGTTTCTACAGTGTCATCCTGCAGACGATTGGCGCGCCGGTGGTTACTGCGTTGTTGTATATGGCGGTGTTTAGCCAGGTGCTGCGCGGTGAAACCATCCAGGGCGTGCCGAGCACCGCGTTTCTGGTGCCGGGCTTGATGATGATGAGCGTGATCCAGAACGCGTTTGCCAACACATCGTCGAGTTTCACCCAGTCCAAGGTTATGGGCAATCTGGTGTTCATGCTGATGACACCGCTGTCGCCTTTCGAGATCTACCTTGCTTATACCGCTGCTGCTGTTGCGCGTGGCTGTCTGGTGGCGCTGGTGCTTTTCATCGTCACGAATCTTTTCGTCTCGGTGCCGATCACCCATCCCGGGTTGATCCTTTTGATGTTGCTCTTGTCCGGCGGCACGCTAGCTGTAATCGGGCTGATTGCCGGGATACTGGCCGAAAAATTCGATCATCTGGCGGCGTTTCAGAATTTTTTCATCGTGCCGATGTCGTTTCTATCGGGGATTTTTTATTCGATCCACTCGCTTCCGCCTTTCTGGCAAAAAGCATCCTACTTCAATCCGTTTTTCTACATGATCGACGGTTTTCGGCGCGGTTTCTTCGGTGTGGGGGATGCCAACGTGGTCGTTGCCATGAGTGTCGCAGGCGGGTTTTTCGTCGCGGTCTCAGTGTTAGCGATCTGGATGCTCGGTGAAGGATTCAGGATTCGCAGTTGA
- a CDS encoding ABC transporter ATP-binding protein: MAAPALSYRSVSKHFGDFQALDDVDFDIERGSFFALLGPNGAGKSTLINITAGLSTASSGSVSVLGNDVITDYRQARRSLGVVPQELVYDPFFSVRNMLRQQAGYHGCGRDYWPWIDELLRRLELTDKRDQSIRALSGGMKRRVLIAQALVHKPDVIILDEPTAGVDVELRRTLWRFTKELNDAGHTVVLTTHYLEEAEQLCDRTAILDGGRILVLEDTRDLLGRHPYRYLSLQLDRADAVLPDAVEHLVESRDGENVEFKLETGRHHIGDVIEAVRDAGYRLNDVRTREPSLENIFVDLTMNNDVGVAV, translated from the coding sequence ATGGCAGCGCCCGCGCTTTCTTATCGGTCCGTGTCCAAGCACTTCGGCGACTTTCAAGCGCTCGATGACGTCGATTTCGATATCGAGCGGGGGTCGTTTTTCGCGTTGCTTGGCCCCAATGGTGCCGGCAAATCAACGCTGATCAATATCACCGCCGGTTTGTCGACCGCCAGTTCCGGGTCGGTCTCAGTGCTTGGCAACGATGTCATCACCGATTATCGACAGGCGCGCCGGTCGCTTGGCGTGGTGCCGCAGGAATTGGTCTACGATCCTTTTTTCTCGGTCCGCAACATGTTGCGGCAGCAAGCCGGGTATCACGGCTGCGGTCGCGACTACTGGCCCTGGATCGATGAGCTGCTGCGCCGCCTCGAACTGACCGATAAGCGCGATCAGTCAATCCGAGCGTTATCGGGTGGCATGAAGCGTCGCGTATTGATCGCTCAGGCCTTGGTCCATAAACCTGATGTCATCATCCTGGACGAGCCGACGGCTGGCGTCGACGTTGAGCTTCGTCGCACGCTCTGGCGGTTCACCAAGGAATTGAACGACGCCGGCCACACCGTCGTGCTCACCACGCATTACCTCGAAGAAGCCGAGCAGCTCTGTGACCGCACGGCGATCCTCGACGGTGGGCGGATTCTCGTGCTCGAAGATACGCGGGATTTGCTCGGCCGCCATCCGTATCGCTATCTGTCGTTGCAGTTGGACCGAGCCGACGCCGTTCTGCCGGACGCTGTCGAGCACCTTGTGGAGTCACGTGACGGGGAAAACGTCGAGTTTAAACTTGAGACTGGGCGCCATCACATCGGCGATGTCATCGAAGCCGTGCGTGACGCCGGGTACCGCTTGAATGACGTGCGTACCCGCGAGCCGTCGCTGGAAAATATTTTCGTCGATCTGACCATGAATAACGACGTGGGCGTGGCCGTATGA
- a CDS encoding RNA polymerase factor sigma-54: MKQSLNISPTQSLTMTPALQQAINMLQMSTASLRAEIQSALDSNLMLESDDGNSDSDEETPESTGDDTPDAGEVNVEWEQIYEPSPSSSNADLAPGDEWQTNTVSTESLSDHLHWQADMAPFDPHERAAATVIIDAIGISGRIEDWLSIADSLDTDFGLDADAAESTLQRIQTFDPPGVAARNLDECISLQLAQYDSDTPGHGTAFKLIREVGLEALANAERYELAQTIDTPANEIDAALALIRTCRPDPGEAYEQSTAEFISPEIEIHRTTSGWQVSLNNDTIPRVRLNERYLELIKRGDQSDDQTTLKNHLQEARCFLNSLKSRNETLLEVAECLVTTQRAFLDYGDKALKPLVLRDVAERLDMHESTVSRATANKYIQTPRGILEMKSFFSSRVPTTDGGAVSGVAIQAMLQSIIAEETPSQPFSDSKLTTRLHDEGVCVARRTVAKYRAALGIAPSRERRR, encoded by the coding sequence ATGAAGCAATCGCTGAATATCTCACCGACCCAGTCGTTGACTATGACGCCGGCGCTGCAACAGGCGATCAACATGTTGCAGATGTCGACGGCGAGCTTGCGCGCCGAGATTCAGAGCGCGCTCGATTCCAACCTAATGCTGGAATCCGACGACGGCAACAGCGATTCGGACGAGGAGACACCGGAGAGCACAGGCGACGATACGCCGGATGCCGGGGAGGTCAACGTCGAGTGGGAGCAGATCTACGAGCCGTCGCCAAGCAGCTCAAACGCCGACCTGGCGCCGGGCGACGAATGGCAAACCAATACGGTATCCACCGAAAGCCTGAGCGACCATCTCCACTGGCAAGCGGACATGGCGCCGTTCGACCCACACGAGCGTGCAGCGGCGACAGTCATCATCGACGCCATCGGCATCTCCGGCCGAATCGAGGACTGGCTAAGCATCGCCGATTCGCTCGACACGGATTTCGGCCTCGACGCCGACGCGGCGGAATCAACGCTCCAACGCATTCAAACGTTCGATCCACCCGGCGTAGCAGCGCGCAACCTGGATGAATGTATCAGCCTGCAACTCGCGCAGTACGATAGCGACACCCCCGGACACGGCACCGCGTTCAAGCTAATCCGCGAAGTCGGCCTCGAAGCGCTGGCTAATGCCGAGCGATACGAATTAGCCCAGACCATCGACACGCCGGCCAACGAAATCGACGCGGCACTGGCGCTGATCCGCACCTGCCGGCCCGATCCGGGCGAAGCTTATGAACAGTCGACAGCGGAATTCATCAGCCCGGAAATCGAAATACATCGAACCACCAGTGGCTGGCAAGTCAGCCTGAACAACGACACCATCCCTCGCGTGCGCCTGAATGAGCGTTACCTCGAGCTGATCAAGCGCGGCGATCAGTCCGACGACCAAACCACGCTCAAAAACCATCTGCAAGAAGCCCGGTGCTTTCTGAACAGCCTAAAATCGCGCAACGAAACCCTGCTCGAGGTCGCCGAATGTCTGGTGACCACCCAGCGCGCGTTTTTAGACTACGGTGATAAGGCGCTCAAACCCCTGGTCCTGCGCGATGTGGCCGAACGACTGGATATGCACGAATCGACGGTTTCACGCGCCACAGCCAACAAATACATACAGACACCACGCGGCATACTGGAGATGAAATCATTTTTCTCCAGCCGCGTACCAACAACCGATGGCGGTGCCGTCTCGGGCGTTGCCATCCAGGCTATGTTGCAATCCATTATCGCCGAGGAAACACCGTCGCAGCCGTTTTCCGACAGCAAACTCACCACCAGGCTGCATGATGAAGGCGTCTGCGTGGCGCGGCGCACAGTCGCCAAATACCGTGCGGCACTCGGCATTGCACCGTCGCGTGAGCGCCGCCGGTAG
- the lptA gene encoding lipopolysaccharide transport periplasmic protein LptA, whose product MAAATAVPAATQQKPKLPINIQSNQATFDQKNGKSVYEGAVKLTRGGLTLTGDKLVLTNTRQRGQLHAVLTGSPAQIAKKPDQAGSHTIDGHAQRLIFDNPDRTVTMRGEAFLKRADGNAVRGAKIIHNLDTDQSRALRGNKNNERVKVTLQPKDTSGNGNK is encoded by the coding sequence ATGGCAGCGGCGACAGCCGTACCGGCAGCTACCCAGCAAAAGCCAAAGCTGCCAATCAATATACAGTCGAATCAAGCGACCTTTGACCAGAAAAACGGCAAGAGCGTGTACGAAGGCGCGGTCAAACTCACCCGTGGCGGGCTCACGCTGACCGGTGACAAACTTGTGCTGACCAACACCCGCCAACGTGGCCAACTGCACGCTGTACTGACTGGCTCGCCCGCACAGATCGCCAAAAAACCGGATCAGGCGGGCAGTCACACGATTGACGGCCACGCACAACGGCTTATCTTCGACAACCCGGATCGCACCGTCACCATGCGAGGCGAAGCCTTCCTGAAACGCGCAGATGGCAACGCAGTGCGCGGCGCGAAGATCATCCACAATCTCGATACGGACCAAAGCCGGGCGCTACGGGGCAATAAGAACAACGAACGCGTCAAGGTTACGCTGCAACCGAAGGACACGTCGGGAAACGGCAATAAATGA
- the lptC gene encoding LPS export ABC transporter periplasmic protein LptC, which produces MADRRARGDVKPYLNIALLVIGCLGVAATLYGTCEFVNSDRQPPGSTPENSQYYLIQPVTYKFDKKGQRVYKLIAKRSLYFQSGVIQIQQPNMRYAGAKKGQWHLTAKRGFVPAAHQRIRLNDQVEVVKHQADGGKTHIKTDQAWVNPDQHLVTSSHYVRADLPTHRLTGMGMRLNTQTDHLKVKNDANVTYQQ; this is translated from the coding sequence ATGGCTGATCGACGCGCGCGAGGCGACGTGAAGCCATACCTCAATATCGCGCTGCTCGTTATCGGCTGCCTGGGAGTCGCCGCCACGCTCTACGGCACGTGCGAGTTTGTAAATAGCGACCGACAACCGCCCGGCTCCACGCCCGAGAACAGCCAATACTACCTGATCCAACCGGTCACTTATAAGTTTGATAAAAAAGGGCAACGAGTCTATAAGTTAATCGCCAAGCGCAGCCTTTATTTTCAAAGCGGCGTCATTCAGATCCAGCAGCCCAACATGCGCTATGCCGGCGCAAAAAAGGGCCAGTGGCACCTCACGGCCAAGCGCGGGTTCGTGCCGGCCGCTCACCAGCGAATCCGCTTGAATGACCAAGTAGAAGTCGTCAAACACCAAGCCGACGGCGGCAAGACGCACATCAAAACCGACCAAGCCTGGGTTAACCCCGACCAGCATCTGGTGACTTCATCACACTATGTACGTGCCGACTTACCGACCCACCGCCTTACCGGCATGGGCATGCGACTGAACACGCAGACCGACCACTTGAAAGTGAAAAACGATGCGAATGTCACTTATCAGCAATAG
- a CDS encoding KpsF/GutQ family sugar-phosphate isomerase: protein MDKDTRIKAGQRVIAIEAEAATALADRVDSAFDDAVTTVLNTAGRVIVTGVGKSGHIGGKIAATLASTGTPAFFVHAGEASHGDLGMVTRNDVVLALSYSGETGELLQLLPLLKRLGTPLICMTGRPESTLATRADVHLDVSVTIEACPLDLAPSASTTAALVMGDALAITLLEARDFGVADFARSHPGGQLGRRLLMTVDDVMHQGDELPLIGLDATVGDALLEMTAKGLGMTGVADADGHLAGVFTDGDLRRTLDLGTDPRSTPIAEAMTQSPKTISAGALATEAIQMLETHRIGGGGLFVVDTDNHAVGALNTQDLLRAGIL, encoded by the coding sequence ATGGATAAAGATACCCGCATCAAGGCCGGCCAACGCGTCATCGCGATTGAGGCCGAGGCCGCCACCGCGCTAGCCGATCGAGTCGATAGCGCATTCGACGACGCCGTGACAACGGTCTTGAATACAGCAGGGCGCGTGATCGTAACCGGCGTCGGCAAATCGGGGCATATTGGCGGCAAGATTGCTGCCACGCTCGCCTCCACAGGCACGCCGGCGTTTTTCGTTCACGCGGGAGAAGCCAGCCACGGCGATCTCGGCATGGTGACCCGAAACGACGTCGTACTTGCACTGTCTTATTCGGGCGAGACCGGCGAATTGTTGCAGCTCTTGCCGCTATTGAAACGCCTTGGCACACCACTGATTTGCATGACCGGGCGGCCGGAATCAACGCTGGCGACCCGGGCCGACGTCCATCTCGACGTCAGCGTGACAATCGAAGCCTGCCCGCTGGATCTAGCGCCATCGGCTTCCACCACCGCAGCGTTGGTCATGGGTGATGCACTGGCCATCACGCTGCTCGAAGCACGCGATTTCGGCGTGGCCGACTTCGCCCGCTCGCACCCTGGCGGTCAACTGGGCCGCCGTCTGTTGATGACAGTTGATGATGTCATGCACCAGGGCGACGAACTACCGCTTATCGGCCTCGACGCCACCGTCGGCGACGCACTTCTGGAAATGACTGCCAAAGGGCTCGGCATGACAGGTGTAGCCGATGCCGACGGCCATCTCGCCGGTGTATTCACCGACGGCGACCTGCGGCGTACGCTCGACCTCGGCACCGATCCGCGCAGCACACCGATCGCCGAAGCCATGACCCAAAGTCCCAAAACAATTAGCGCCGGCGCACTCGCCACGGAAGCCATTCAAATGCTGGAAACCCACCGTATTGGCGGCGGCGGCCTATTCGTGGTCGACACCGACAACCATGCCGTAGGCGCGCTAAACACCCAGGATCTACTGCGAGCGGGCATTCTATGA
- a CDS encoding PTS transporter subunit EIIA encodes MQLEDCLTPRRVRHVPEISSRKRLLERVANMLASAEPSLTASEILDALRARERLGSTVVGGGAVIARARIAGLASPLGAFVQLSHSIDYGANEPDAAPIDRLFALIVPKVPSNDVRGFVDTLGKTLARPETAARLHATANDEALFTALCALDDTPTP; translated from the coding sequence ATGCAGCTCGAAGACTGCCTGACACCCCGGCGCGTTCGTCATGTACCGGAGATATCAAGCCGTAAGCGGCTACTGGAACGAGTCGCGAATATGCTGGCCTCAGCCGAACCGTCGCTGACGGCCAGCGAAATTCTGGATGCGTTGCGGGCACGCGAACGGCTCGGATCGACCGTCGTCGGCGGCGGTGCCGTTATAGCCCGCGCGCGCATCGCCGGCCTGGCTTCGCCGCTCGGTGCCTTCGTGCAACTAAGCCACAGCATTGACTACGGCGCGAATGAACCGGACGCTGCCCCAATCGACCGACTTTTCGCACTAATCGTCCCCAAAGTGCCCAGCAACGACGTACGCGGCTTTGTCGATACTCTCGGCAAAACGCTAGCTCGCCCGGAAACCGCGGCTCGACTGCACGCCACAGCGAACGACGAAGCACTATTCACCGCCTTGTGTGCACTCGACGACACGCCCACGCCATGA
- the rapZ gene encoding RNase adapter RapZ — protein sequence MKLIIVSGLAGAGKSVVLQTLEDIGYFSIDNLPLAMLRDVSASTLTAEGLDYERLALGIDTRAGRERLADLPQRIDNLRAAGVDVELMFVTADPGTILGRFDQTRRRHPLATADLALPEAIRADRDALSAIEDSADVTIDTSRTNIHELRDIVRNRVESGQPGSVAILLQSFGFKHGIPDGVDFCFDARCLPNPYWDPELRQATGRDPGVAAFFEADQATQTYLTDLSNFFETWLPAFAHGDRAYVTIAIGCTGGNHRSVYLVEQLAKSCRAHYEPVIVRHNEIG from the coding sequence ATGAAACTGATCATCGTCAGCGGACTGGCCGGCGCTGGCAAATCCGTGGTCCTCCAGACCCTGGAAGACATCGGCTACTTCTCGATCGACAATCTGCCACTGGCCATGCTCCGCGATGTTTCCGCAAGCACGCTCACAGCGGAAGGCCTGGACTACGAACGGCTGGCGCTCGGCATCGATACACGGGCCGGACGCGAGCGCCTCGCGGATCTGCCGCAACGCATCGACAATCTGCGCGCGGCCGGCGTCGACGTCGAACTGATGTTTGTCACCGCCGATCCAGGCACGATCCTCGGTCGCTTCGACCAAACCCGTCGCCGTCACCCGCTGGCCACGGCCGACCTCGCACTGCCCGAAGCCATCCGCGCCGACCGTGACGCACTCTCGGCGATCGAAGACAGCGCCGACGTCACGATCGATACGAGCCGCACCAATATCCATGAACTGCGCGACATCGTGCGCAACCGGGTCGAATCCGGGCAACCGGGGTCGGTTGCCATCCTGCTGCAGTCGTTCGGCTTCAAGCATGGCATTCCAGACGGCGTCGACTTCTGTTTCGACGCACGCTGTCTGCCTAACCCTTACTGGGACCCCGAGCTTCGCCAGGCGACGGGCCGAGACCCCGGCGTGGCCGCCTTTTTCGAGGCCGACCAAGCAACACAGACCTATCTAACCGATCTCAGCAATTTTTTCGAGACCTGGTTACCCGCCTTCGCGCACGGCGATCGCGCCTACGTCACGATTGCCATCGGCTGCACGGGCGGCAACCACCGCTCGGTGTATCTCGTGGAGCAGCTGGCCAAGTCTTGCCGGGCGCACTACGAACCAGTCATCGTGCGACATAACGAGATCGGTTGA
- the pmbA gene encoding metalloprotease PmbA, with protein sequence MAETGDAVDVQARVAPQALREQVAALISDARRGGADAAEVGISAARSLSVSARAGQRESVESANARSAGVTVYRGQRSATATTSDLSADGLAETLTRALEMARFTEPDPDAGLADASLMASGWPELSLNHPWALDADEAERRALAVEAAAFERDARVFQVEAAQVGTESEMTVYANSHGFIAAQAATQHAISCSALARDDNGMQRDVAFSPARAADDLASDEAIGRRAVDRAVARLGARTPPTTTAPVLFEPRVAASLWQHLIGAISGGALYKDASFLKDRMGDVIAAPALTLTQSPHRPRGLASAGFDGDGVATAERKLVDNGVLTGYVLGSYSARRLGMTTTGNAGGVFNPAIAPGEHEFEALIARMGRGLVVTELMGQGVDLTTGDYSRGAAGFWVENGEIAYPVENVTIAGNLSQMFQQIDALGNDVDTSNVLRTPSVLIERMTIAGN encoded by the coding sequence ATGGCCGAGACTGGAGATGCCGTCGATGTGCAGGCCCGCGTCGCGCCGCAAGCGCTGCGCGAGCAAGTGGCGGCGCTGATCAGCGATGCACGTCGCGGCGGGGCGGATGCTGCCGAAGTCGGTATTTCGGCGGCGCGCAGTCTGTCGGTCTCGGCGCGCGCCGGGCAGCGCGAGAGCGTCGAATCAGCCAACGCGCGGTCGGCCGGCGTCACCGTCTATCGCGGTCAGCGCTCAGCGACAGCCACAACCAGTGATTTGAGCGCCGATGGGCTGGCCGAGACGCTGACGCGGGCACTTGAGATGGCGCGTTTCACCGAGCCCGATCCCGACGCCGGTCTGGCCGACGCCTCGCTCATGGCCAGCGGTTGGCCCGAGTTATCGTTGAATCATCCATGGGCGCTGGATGCCGATGAGGCTGAACGCCGCGCGCTGGCGGTTGAGGCCGCCGCATTTGAACGCGATGCGCGGGTCTTTCAGGTCGAAGCGGCCCAGGTCGGGACCGAAAGCGAGATGACGGTGTATGCCAACAGCCACGGCTTTATTGCCGCGCAGGCAGCGACCCAACACGCGATTAGCTGCAGTGCACTCGCGCGGGATGACAATGGCATGCAGCGTGACGTGGCGTTTTCGCCGGCGCGCGCAGCCGACGATCTTGCTTCCGACGAAGCCATTGGCCGACGCGCGGTCGATCGTGCAGTTGCCCGCTTGGGCGCGCGCACGCCGCCGACGACGACCGCGCCGGTTCTTTTTGAGCCACGAGTGGCGGCCAGTCTCTGGCAACACCTGATCGGTGCGATCAGTGGCGGGGCGCTGTATAAAGACGCCAGCTTCCTAAAAGACCGAATGGGTGATGTGATCGCTGCCCCGGCACTCACCTTGACACAATCGCCCCATCGGCCACGCGGTCTGGCCAGCGCCGGCTTTGATGGCGACGGTGTAGCGACGGCCGAGCGTAAACTTGTCGACAATGGCGTGTTGACTGGTTATGTGCTCGGGTCCTATAGCGCACGCCGGCTCGGCATGACCACCACCGGCAATGCTGGCGGCGTGTTCAATCCAGCGATCGCACCGGGCGAACATGAGTTTGAAGCTTTGATCGCCCGCATGGGCCGGGGGCTCGTGGTGACTGAGCTAATGGGGCAGGGCGTGGATCTGACGACGGGCGACTACTCGCGTGGTGCGGCTGGTTTCTGGGTGGAAAACGGTGAGATCGCTTACCCAGTGGAAAATGTGACCATCGCGGGCAACCTAAGCCAGATGTTTCAGCAGATTGATGCGCTTGGTAATGATGTCGACACTTCAAACGTGTTGCGAACGCCGTCGGTTCTGATTGAGCGCATGACGATCGCCGGCAATTGA